The following are encoded in a window of Streptomyces sp. 11x1 genomic DNA:
- a CDS encoding YcnI family protein, which produces MISRAPGHPSSRCRRLSVAAVAGAAAVVLLAAPGAFAHVTVNPRTAEPGGFIKADFRVPNERDADSTVRVEIAFPAEHPLRHVSVQPVPGWKVTVKKERLKQPIVDGDHEITEAVTSVLWEGGTIRPGEFQEFPVSLGPLPEDAPELVFKAVQTYSGGEVVRWIDVPEKGEAEPEHPAPVLALKSTAPVTAAAPAAARTSYEAEAPATDMVSRLLGGSGLAVGLAALGWAAAGRRATATRSAQAARQEEITA; this is translated from the coding sequence ATGATTTCCCGCGCTCCAGGGCATCCGTCCAGCCGCTGCCGCCGCCTGTCGGTCGCGGCCGTCGCCGGAGCCGCCGCCGTCGTCCTCCTCGCCGCGCCCGGTGCCTTCGCCCACGTCACCGTCAACCCGAGGACGGCCGAGCCCGGTGGCTTCATCAAGGCCGACTTCCGGGTGCCGAACGAGCGGGACGCCGACTCCACCGTGCGGGTGGAGATAGCCTTCCCGGCCGAGCACCCCCTGCGGCATGTGTCGGTCCAGCCCGTTCCCGGCTGGAAGGTAACGGTGAAGAAGGAGCGGCTGAAGCAGCCGATCGTGGACGGTGACCACGAGATCACCGAGGCGGTCACGTCCGTCCTGTGGGAGGGCGGCACGATCCGCCCAGGGGAGTTCCAGGAATTCCCCGTGTCCCTGGGGCCCCTTCCCGAGGACGCCCCCGAGCTGGTCTTCAAGGCGGTGCAGACCTACTCGGGCGGCGAGGTGGTGCGCTGGATCGACGTCCCGGAGAAGGGCGAGGCCGAGCCCGAGCACCCCGCACCGGTCCTCGCACTGAAGAGCACCGCACCGGTCACGGCGGCGGCACCGGCCGCGGCCAGGACCTCGTACGAGGCGGAGGCGCCCGCCACCGACATGGTGTCGCGGCTGCTCGGCGGCAGCGGGCTGGCCGTCGGCCTCGCCGCCCTCGGCTGGGCGGCGGCCGGGCGGCGGGCCACCGCGACGCGGTCCGCCCAGGCGGCGAGGCAGGAAGAGATCACGGCCTGA
- a CDS encoding copper resistance protein CopC gives MHRTTLHPSVYACVALLLAALAVVAGSTPARAHASVVSTAPADRQVLGTPPPRVSLSFTEPVSLGLTRVDVIAPDGDTIATGRPEHPAGRAEEVAVSLRTLSAKGTYTIIWHTVSADSHPVRGTFSFSVGRPTAGSSPVSVGPSAGAEHGSVTAAVALHVAARWVSFVGFAVLVGTAFFVAACWPAGIRRRPVHVLVWTGWSALMTATVLSLLVYGPYAAGTSLFSALDGRLIAATLGSRMGLMLALRAVLLALVAAGLVLARRRATVGSPVPGDRAEYALGAGYSSGPGCRGRTRNTVAVLGVGCALALTWSLAGHGAAGSLAALAVPADTVHLVAMAVWTGGLVALGTVLLRSRDAPDAPVLEPAVTRFSRVAGACVVLLLATGLFQAWRQLGGVPALPGTLYGRVLLGKSCLVAVLVGLGAGARAWVRRHYGQAPLVVQGRRRPTRPGPDGGQVRRFGRLVMAETLIAAVLLAVSTVLANTDPATADGGTSADRQGRRPAVGAASAGPRTAVPFSRAAAFDSGGRGGKGVVAVVVSPAARGVNEVHVAVLDTRGQPRDVPEVRAEFSLRKPSVGPIRVPLTYAGPGHHISSAFSLPLRGRWQLALTVRTSDIDQDVVRIPVVVR, from the coding sequence ATGCACCGAACAACGCTCCACCCGTCCGTGTACGCATGCGTCGCACTCCTGCTGGCAGCGCTGGCCGTGGTCGCCGGCTCCACCCCGGCCCGAGCCCACGCCTCCGTGGTGTCGACGGCGCCGGCCGACCGGCAGGTGCTCGGCACGCCTCCACCACGGGTGTCCCTGTCGTTCACCGAACCCGTGAGCCTCGGCCTGACCCGCGTCGACGTGATCGCGCCGGACGGCGACACGATCGCGACGGGCCGGCCGGAGCATCCCGCGGGCAGGGCCGAGGAGGTCGCCGTCAGCTTGCGGACCCTGTCGGCCAAGGGCACCTACACCATCATCTGGCACACGGTTTCCGCCGACTCCCACCCCGTGCGGGGCACGTTCTCCTTCAGCGTCGGCCGGCCCACGGCCGGGAGCTCGCCCGTGTCCGTCGGCCCGTCCGCGGGCGCGGAACACGGCTCGGTGACCGCGGCCGTCGCCCTGCACGTCGCGGCGCGATGGGTCTCTTTCGTGGGCTTCGCCGTTCTTGTGGGGACCGCCTTCTTCGTCGCGGCCTGCTGGCCCGCCGGGATCCGGCGGCGCCCTGTCCACGTGCTTGTGTGGACCGGCTGGTCCGCCCTCATGACGGCGACGGTGCTCTCCCTGCTCGTCTACGGGCCGTACGCGGCGGGCACCTCCCTGTTCTCCGCCCTGGACGGGCGCCTCATCGCCGCGACGCTGGGCAGCCGCATGGGCCTGATGCTCGCGCTGCGTGCCGTGCTCCTCGCTCTCGTCGCGGCAGGACTGGTCCTCGCCCGCCGACGAGCGACCGTCGGCAGTCCGGTCCCGGGCGACCGGGCGGAGTACGCACTCGGGGCGGGGTACTCGTCCGGACCCGGATGCCGGGGCCGGACGCGCAACACCGTCGCCGTGCTCGGCGTCGGCTGCGCGCTCGCCCTGACATGGAGCCTCGCGGGCCACGGCGCAGCGGGCTCACTGGCCGCGCTCGCCGTGCCGGCCGACACGGTCCATCTCGTCGCCATGGCTGTCTGGACGGGCGGGCTCGTCGCCCTGGGCACGGTGCTGCTGCGGTCGCGGGACGCCCCCGACGCCCCGGTTCTTGAGCCCGCCGTCACCCGGTTCTCGCGCGTCGCGGGGGCATGCGTCGTCCTGCTCCTGGCCACGGGACTCTTCCAGGCCTGGCGGCAGCTGGGCGGTGTGCCGGCACTGCCGGGCACGCTGTACGGACGTGTCCTGCTCGGCAAGTCGTGCCTGGTCGCGGTGCTGGTCGGGCTGGGCGCCGGGGCCCGTGCGTGGGTGCGGCGCCACTACGGCCAGGCGCCGTTGGTGGTCCAGGGCCGGCGCAGGCCGACCCGGCCGGGGCCGGACGGCGGCCAGGTCCGGCGCTTCGGGAGGCTGGTGATGGCGGAGACACTGATCGCCGCCGTCCTGCTCGCGGTCTCGACCGTCCTGGCGAACACCGATCCGGCGACCGCGGACGGCGGGACCTCGGCGGACCGGCAGGGTCGGCGGCCCGCAGTGGGAGCGGCGTCCGCCGGACCCCGGACCGCCGTGCCGTTCAGCAGGGCGGCCGCCTTCGACAGCGGAGGGCGGGGCGGAAAGGGTGTCGTCGCCGTGGTGGTCAGCCCCGCGGCGAGAGGGGTGAACGAAGTCCACGTCGCGGTTCTCGACACCCGGGGACAGCCACGGGACGTGCCCGAGGTACGGGCGGAGTTCAGCCTGCGCAAGCCCTCGGTGGGGCCGATCCGCGTTCCCCTGACGTACGCGGGCCCCGGTCACCACATCTCGAGCGCCTTCTCGCTGCCCCTGCGAGGGCGGTGGCAACTGGCGCTGACCGTACGCACGTCCGACATCGACCAGGACGTCGTACGCATTCCGGTTGTTGTCCGCTGA
- a CDS encoding helix-turn-helix domain-containing protein has protein sequence MSNTRDARKLSVDGLEDLRRCAVAAVESGVPRTEVARLYGVSRQTVGAWVRAYRLEGSDALRPRRRGRRPGDQLALSSARQFWMLRTMTTTTPDKVGLRDVLWTWQSLAALAHREFGVVLGTTTIRNYLTRWGFCPDTAQPTRMLPPRAALAHGLRATTGAGTAEAQRRPVTETLWTDHARVRWCVCGPPADPDSRMSLHSDVLFAVTSRRAVLFTPARDPYDGEEIREFYARLLSRHRGPVVLVPGWEPTRRTELLDLWLATHTERTPVAL, from the coding sequence GTGTCGAACACACGCGACGCTCGCAAACTGTCGGTTGACGGACTTGAGGATCTGCGGCGGTGTGCCGTCGCGGCCGTGGAGTCGGGTGTGCCGCGCACGGAGGTCGCGCGGCTGTACGGAGTCTCCCGGCAGACCGTGGGGGCCTGGGTCCGGGCCTACCGGCTGGAGGGCTCCGACGCGCTGCGCCCGCGCAGACGCGGCCGACGACCGGGCGACCAGCTGGCGCTCTCGTCCGCCCGGCAGTTCTGGATGCTCCGGACCATGACGACGACGACGCCCGACAAGGTGGGACTACGGGACGTGCTGTGGACCTGGCAGTCCCTCGCGGCGCTGGCCCACCGGGAGTTCGGCGTCGTCCTGGGCACCACGACCATCCGCAACTACCTGACCCGGTGGGGATTCTGTCCGGACACAGCGCAGCCGACCCGGATGCTCCCCCCTCGCGCCGCCCTGGCGCACGGGTTGCGCGCGACGACGGGCGCCGGGACGGCCGAGGCGCAGAGGAGACCGGTGACAGAGACGCTGTGGACCGACCATGCCCGCGTGCGCTGGTGCGTCTGCGGCCCCCCGGCGGACCCCGATTCACGCATGTCCCTGCACTCCGACGTCCTCTTCGCGGTCACGAGCCGCAGAGCCGTGCTCTTCACGCCGGCCCGGGACCCGTACGACGGCGAGGAGATACGGGAGTTCTACGCCCGCCTGCTCAGCCGGCACCGCGGCCCGGTCGTCCTCGTGCCCGGCTGGGAACCCACCCGCCGGACGGAGCTGCTGGACCTGTGGCTCGCCACGCACACCGAGAGGACGCCCGTCGCACTGTGA